One Watersipora subatra chromosome 4, tzWatSuba1.1, whole genome shotgun sequence genomic window carries:
- the LOC137393286 gene encoding dual oxidase maturation factor 2-like yields MGLEVSTEAVANATLGKSYFGFNRHLGVWPTQYPSIKTAVTVDVLEAGLILAFVMLAFCFYIVLPGIRGQERLYCFIRITMSLFLGACVLLCNWGQEWEVDELTTHTHYKAFTNRTIEAHVGIKIGLRNVNITLKGVPEYDAIPGERINYNERFWWSFPWHQGRIGFGPYAAEVSQEFREAQYKGLPYPILWVAEYFTFDGEGIRWGRNYRTAGWYTHIMEWTAFCCWLLANVLYFMNPRLGGYMTMIMGGFLITGNILFSSIRNFNELVIPFESGKLEPVYGWCYWLNLVAGLLSILIGLAVVILDIFIPDWLAAFFGVDILKDYEEFYPETEDAATSDSSTSRNGGNVESPPSSSTNRQSTVAMPQFRKRGFTVKAKRPVAPPRRAPNPDVGGDEEGMELYENAPRLRQVNGSSEASADKVSLHEE; encoded by the exons ATGGGTTTAGAAGTTTCTACCGAAGCAGTTGCAAATGCAACACTGGGCAAGTCCTATTTTGGATTCAATCGGCACCTTGGAGTATGGCCGACGCAATACCCTTCAATAAAGACTGCAGTGACTGTTGATGTATTAGAAGCTGGTCTCATATTGGCCTTTGTGATGCTAGCATTCTGTTTCTATATTGTCCTACCCGGTATTAGAGGGCAAGAG CGACTCTACTGCTTCATACGAATCACTATGAGCCTGTTTCTCGGTGCCTGTGTCCTCC TGTGCAACTGGGGTCAGGAGTGGGAAGTGGATGAACTCACCACTCATACCCACTACAAAGCATTTACAAACAGGACAATTGAAGCTCATGTTGGTATCAAGATTGGTCTGCGTAATGTGAATATTACACTCAAAG GCGTGCCAGAGTATGATGCGATTCCTGGCGAGAGGATCAACTATAACGAGCGGTTCTGGTGGTCATTTCCGTGGCATCAAGGAAGAATTGGTTTTGGACCATATG CTGCCGAGGTGTCACAAGAGTTTCGAGAAGCGCAGTACAAAGGTCTTCCCTATCCCATCCTTTGGGTAGCCGAGTACTTCACTTTTGATGGTGAGGGCATTCGTTGGGGCCGCAACTACAGAACCGCTGGCTGGTATACACATATAATGGAGTG GACTGCATTTTGCTGTTGGCTTTTAGCCAATGTGCTCTATTTCATGAATCCCAGACTGGGTGGTTATATGACTATGATCATGGGTGGTTTTCTCATTACCGGCAACATTCTCTTCTCTTCCATTCGTAACTTCAATGAGTTGGTGATTCCATTTGAGAGTGGCAAGCTTGAACCGGTCTATGGCTGGTGCTACTGGCTCAACCTTGTAGCCG GACTTCTCAGTATTCTCATAGGGCTCGCTGTCGTCATTCTCGATATCTTCATCCCTGATTGGCTCGCTGCCTTCTTTGGTGTTGATATTCTCAAAGACTACGAAGAATTTTATCCAG AGACCGAAGATGCTGCGACTTCTGACTCATCAACCTCCAGGAATGGAGGAAATGTCGAGTCCCCTCCCTCCTCTTCTACAAATCGTCAGTCAACGGTTGCCATGCCACAGTTTAGGAAGCGAGGATTTACTGTCAAGGCCAAG AGGCCCGTTGCACCTCCTCGAAGAGCACCGAATCCAGACGTGGGGGGTGACGAAGAAGGAATGGAGCTCTACGAAAATGCTCCTCGATTGCGTCAGGTCAATGGAAGCAG TGAAGCCTCGGCTGATAAAGTGAGCTTACATGAAGAATAA
- the LOC137393882 gene encoding uncharacterized protein, translating into MISVDDECDIPEDVSADKWKGDRTGDDEKDDAIEEAISDWENKKEREKELEEGSFDDKVSELKHTLEKENMTCPGVRSTTDKSEKMAELIGQASELKSGQMEAAPLPVSTCGQRKLQQMLKQGAGMLLNKDLRILPPTQGEKERELKKARYLSELKDVLDGITDEEVDTDLIRMEVDRRMNETEREEKERCGSQENQHIVEDTYDIYWKEKDGNMYMGVVDAYDSGFGSDEADSERIILWKQVASCACSHCSQDQMVQPNFYYYDY; encoded by the exons ATGA TCAGCGTTGATGATGAGTGTGATATACCAGAAGATGTTTCTGCTGACAAATGGAAAGGAGATCGGACAGGCGATGATGAGAAAGATGATGCCATTGAGGAAGCAATTTCAGATTGGGAAAAT aaaaaagagagagaaaaggaACTAGAAGAGGGTAGCTTTGATGACAAAGTAAGTGAGCTGAAACACACTTTAGAGAAAGAAAACATGACATGCCCTGGAGTGAGGAGTACAACAGATAAGTCTGAGAAG ATGGCAGAATTGATTGGTCAAGCCTCAGAGTTGAAGTCTGGCCAAATGGAGGCAGCGCCGCTACCCGTCTCAACTTGTGGTCAGAGAAAATTACAGCAGATGCTCAAGCAAGGAGCTGGAATGCTGTTGAATAAAGATCTCAGGATTCTTCCACCCACTCAAGGAGAGAAGGAACGAGAGCTCAAAA AAGCCCGATATCTCTCAGAGTTGAAAGATGTCCTTGATGGGATCACAGATGAG GAAGTGGATACAGATCTGATAAGAATGGAAGTCGACAGGAGAATGAATGAAACTGAAAGAGAAGAGAAAGAACGATGTGGAAGTCAGGAGAATCAGCATATTGTGGAGGACACGTATGATATTTATTGGAAAG AGAAGGATGGAAACATGTACATGGGTGTAGTAGATGCCTATGACAGCGGGTTTGGGAGTGATGAAGCGGATAGTGAAAGAATTATCCTTTGGAAACAGGTTGCAAGCTGTGCTTGTTCACACTGCTCACAAGATCAAATGGTTCAGCCtaacttctactacta TGACTACTAA